One region of Alphaproteobacteria bacterium genomic DNA includes:
- a CDS encoding outer membrane lipoprotein carrier protein LolA — translation MKHILLIILFCVAPTFGFAEIEKDGTYSPGNSLMQKLSKAGNVNKPAKPTDDEVAEIKTGDKDEIERIQTYLNSIKTMRADFTQTMADGSAANGKVAISRPGKMRLEYTPPNENLLVADGAFVHVWDGQAKTGSSIPLGSSLADIILRDDLKLNSGDVTVTELKKYPAAIQMTLAQKDNPAAGSITLEFEDRPLKLKNWRVVDAQGIETRVAIYNQVMDVSIPSSTFFYRDPNMHGGRIN, via the coding sequence ATGAAACACATCCTCCTCATTATCCTGTTTTGCGTCGCCCCGACTTTTGGTTTCGCTGAAATCGAAAAAGACGGTACGTATTCGCCTGGCAATTCGCTGATGCAGAAGCTGTCAAAAGCCGGTAACGTAAATAAGCCTGCTAAACCCACTGATGATGAAGTTGCGGAAATCAAGACCGGCGATAAGGATGAAATTGAACGCATTCAGACCTACCTGAATAGCATCAAGACCATGCGTGCAGATTTCACGCAAACGATGGCGGATGGTTCGGCTGCCAATGGCAAGGTTGCGATTTCGCGTCCCGGCAAAATGCGGCTTGAATATACGCCGCCGAATGAAAACCTGTTGGTTGCAGATGGTGCATTTGTGCATGTATGGGATGGCCAAGCCAAAACAGGATCGAGCATTCCACTTGGCTCATCGCTTGCCGATATCATCTTACGCGATGATTTAAAACTGAATAGCGGTGATGTGACCGTTACTGAACTTAAGAAATACCCTGCGGCTATTCAAATGACTCTTGCGCAAAAAGACAACCCTGCGGCAGGTTCAATCACACTGGAATTCGAGGACAGGCCGTTAAAACTCAAGAACTGGCGGGTTGTGGATGCACAAGGCATTGAAACCCGTGTAGCCATTTATAATCAGGTCATGGATGTATCCATTCCATCCTCCACCTTTTTCTACCGTGACCCGAACATGCACGGCGGACGCATCAATTAA
- a CDS encoding tetratricopeptide repeat protein, with protein sequence MFLFNNNASAINHLITQASIQFQNGKLDEAQNTYDLVLKRDPGNVIALNELGRIFLVHRKLEDAASLFRKAIGVNPETAIPYKNLGTTLCEMGFCDEGFAALREYAKRTYQRSDDAAPHKIRHDQEQMAYLHDSLNNYTITEAQRTESHALNPNLKWQSIMQQWIENSPRIVVIDNFLTRDALHSLQKFAWGSTIWQRVYKNGYLGALPEHGIGSPLLAQIIDELKTSLSLLLGDMSLLQFWAFKYDSTMKGIGLHADFATININFWVTPDEANKDPQRGGMIIWDKPTPADWDFKTYNQNEDAAREFLTRNNATPTIIPYQANRAVLFDSRLFHETDIILFQEGYINRRIGFTLLFGKKILL encoded by the coding sequence ATGTTTCTATTCAACAATAATGCTTCAGCTATAAATCACTTGATTACGCAAGCTTCCATTCAATTCCAGAATGGCAAGCTTGACGAAGCCCAAAATACCTATGACCTGGTACTAAAACGCGATCCAGGCAATGTAATTGCATTGAACGAGCTGGGTCGCATTTTTCTAGTTCATAGAAAACTTGAAGATGCTGCAAGCCTTTTTCGCAAGGCGATAGGCGTTAATCCTGAGACTGCTATTCCGTATAAAAACCTTGGCACCACATTATGTGAAATGGGTTTTTGTGATGAAGGTTTTGCAGCGTTGCGCGAATATGCAAAACGTACATACCAACGCAGTGATGATGCGGCGCCGCACAAAATCCGGCATGATCAAGAGCAGATGGCCTATCTTCATGATAGCCTAAATAATTATACAATTACGGAAGCCCAGCGGACAGAGAGCCATGCACTGAACCCCAATCTTAAATGGCAATCTATCATGCAGCAGTGGATTGAAAACTCGCCGCGTATCGTGGTGATTGATAATTTTTTAACGCGTGATGCCCTGCACAGCTTACAAAAATTTGCGTGGGGCTCTACCATCTGGCAACGAGTCTATAAAAACGGCTACCTTGGTGCACTTCCCGAGCATGGGATAGGATCGCCCTTGTTGGCACAAATTATTGATGAATTGAAAACGTCACTGTCATTATTGCTAGGCGATATGTCGCTGCTTCAATTCTGGGCGTTTAAGTATGATAGCACAATGAAAGGCATTGGCTTACACGCGGATTTTGCAACCATCAACATCAATTTTTGGGTTACACCCGATGAAGCAAATAAGGACCCGCAACGCGGCGGTATGATCATTTGGGATAAACCAACACCAGCCGATTGGGATTTCAAGACCTATAACCAGAACGAAGATGCAGCGCGTGAATTCTTAACAAGAAATAATGCCACCCCCACTATCATTCCGTATCAGGCTAATCGCGCGGTATTATTTGACTCAAGACTTTTTCATGAAACAGACATAATCTTGTTCCAAGAAGGTTATATCAATCGTAGAATAGGTTTTACGTTACTTTTCGGTAAAAAAATTCTGTTATAA
- a CDS encoding DNA translocase FtsK 4TM domain-containing protein, translating into MSSRLLSHRVIHERSKSNRQLLPDSLREFLIRRICEIGGVLLFAVAAALWISLLTYNSNDPSLNTAANTGVENIHNWLGRPGSFIGDLLQQSFGLGSYLLVIIMVAWAWRVATLRGLSPFLLRLAAAILTLSFSAVALQSLVIGLGSNFSPLSIPIGGFIGQFTLAISQHYMLPKFIMLTIAVLQIVMMLATLYLCCGLSLDEWHIVLRFIQRVVVHIGAFMWWAVETAYARIAHQDVSEAPKLDLQADDDDEDESLLDVVEEKPSKAKTKIKAAPKKAKKPIQTRMDFSRDRGSETLPPLQLLQMPDTDRNVTEELSEADLQKNARMLEGVLGDFGVQGKISEVSPGPVVTLYELEPAPGIKSSRVIGLADDIARSMSALSVRVAVVPGRNVIGIELPNRTRETVYLRELLMSQAYSESSCKLPLAMGKDIGGSPVVADLARMPHLLVAGTTGSGKSVAINTMILSLLYRYSPRECRFIMVDPKMLELSVYEGIPHLLAPVVTEPKKAVVALKWTVREMEERYRAMSKLGVRNIDGYNMRVKEARDRGETLMRKVQTGFDPDTGKPIFEDQPLDLKDLPFIVVIVDEMADLMIVAGKDIEATIQRLAQMARAAGIHIIMATQRPSVDVITGTIKANFPSRVSFQVTSKIDSRTILGEQGAEQLLGQGDMLYMAGGGRITRVHGPFVSDKEVEEVVNFLKEQGGEPEYLEEITQETEGGDGESTMIGSNTSSGDELYDKAVDIVLRERKASTSFIQRHLQIGYNRAARLMEQMEKEGVVGAPNHVGKREILGRSISDD; encoded by the coding sequence ATGAGCAGCAGACTTTTATCCCACCGCGTGATTCACGAACGCAGTAAATCAAACCGTCAATTGTTGCCGGATTCGTTACGCGAATTTCTGATACGTCGTATTTGCGAAATTGGCGGCGTACTGTTGTTTGCTGTAGCTGCAGCGCTTTGGATTAGTCTATTGACCTATAACAGCAATGACCCATCCCTAAATACCGCTGCAAATACCGGGGTTGAAAACATTCATAACTGGCTGGGACGGCCGGGTAGCTTTATTGGCGATTTACTGCAACAAAGCTTCGGGCTTGGCTCTTATCTACTCGTCATAATTATGGTGGCTTGGGCTTGGCGCGTTGCAACACTTCGGGGGCTAAGCCCGTTTTTGCTGCGCCTTGCAGCAGCAATTTTAACACTTAGTTTTTCTGCCGTTGCGTTGCAATCGCTGGTCATCGGGCTTGGCAGCAATTTCTCCCCGCTTAGCATTCCAATTGGCGGCTTTATTGGTCAGTTCACGCTAGCCATATCGCAGCATTATATGCTGCCAAAATTTATTATGCTGACGATTGCGGTTTTACAAATCGTCATGATGCTGGCGACACTTTATCTGTGCTGCGGTTTGTCGCTAGATGAATGGCATATAGTGCTGCGGTTTATTCAGCGCGTTGTCGTGCATATTGGCGCATTCATGTGGTGGGCCGTGGAAACTGCCTATGCCCGTATTGCGCATCAGGATGTCAGCGAAGCACCCAAGCTTGATTTACAAGCCGACGATGATGACGAGGATGAAAGCCTGTTGGATGTTGTTGAAGAAAAGCCCAGCAAGGCCAAAACCAAGATTAAAGCAGCGCCCAAAAAAGCCAAGAAGCCCATTCAGACCCGCATGGATTTCAGCCGCGATCGTGGAAGCGAAACCTTACCACCCCTGCAACTCCTGCAAATGCCGGACACAGATCGTAATGTGACTGAAGAACTAAGCGAAGCGGATTTGCAGAAAAACGCACGCATGCTGGAAGGCGTATTGGGCGATTTCGGAGTACAAGGCAAGATTTCTGAGGTTAGCCCTGGCCCCGTTGTCACGCTCTATGAATTGGAACCAGCGCCCGGTATTAAATCATCCCGGGTGATTGGCCTTGCCGATGACATCGCACGTTCCATGAGCGCATTGTCAGTGCGCGTCGCAGTTGTGCCTGGACGAAACGTGATTGGTATCGAACTCCCCAACCGCACACGTGAAACGGTTTACCTTCGTGAACTGCTGATGTCGCAGGCCTATTCCGAAAGTTCCTGTAAATTGCCGCTAGCAATGGGCAAGGATATCGGCGGCAGCCCCGTGGTTGCCGACCTTGCGCGCATGCCGCATTTGCTGGTTGCCGGTACAACAGGTTCGGGTAAATCGGTTGCGATCAACACCATGATCTTATCGCTGCTGTATCGGTACAGCCCGCGCGAATGCCGCTTCATTATGGTCGATCCCAAGATGCTCGAATTATCTGTCTATGAAGGTATTCCACATTTGCTGGCGCCGGTTGTAACCGAGCCCAAAAAGGCGGTCGTTGCGTTAAAATGGACTGTCCGCGAAATGGAAGAGCGTTATCGCGCCATGTCTAAACTGGGCGTACGCAACATTGACGGCTATAATATGCGTGTGAAGGAAGCGCGTGATCGCGGTGAAACTTTGATGCGCAAGGTGCAAACCGGGTTCGACCCCGATACAGGCAAGCCTATTTTCGAAGATCAACCACTTGATTTGAAAGATTTGCCGTTCATTGTGGTTATTGTGGATGAAATGGCCGATTTAATGATTGTTGCTGGTAAGGATATTGAAGCCACCATTCAGCGTCTTGCGCAAATGGCGCGTGCTGCGGGCATCCATATTATCATGGCAACCCAGCGTCCATCGGTTGACGTCATTACCGGTACGATTAAAGCGAACTTCCCATCACGCGTGAGCTTCCAAGTCACCAGCAAAATCGATAGCCGCACCATTTTAGGCGAGCAAGGTGCAGAGCAATTGCTGGGGCAAGGTGACATGTTATACATGGCTGGTGGTGGACGTATTACGCGCGTGCACGGCCCATTTGTAAGCGATAAGGAAGTCGAGGAAGTTGTTAACTTCCTGAAAGAGCAAGGCGGCGAACCTGAATATCTTGAAGAAATTACCCAGGAGACCGAAGGCGGCGATGGTGAAAGCACCATGATTGGCAGCAACACGTCATCCGGGGATGAGCTATATGACAAGGCTGTGGATATTGTATTGCGTGAACGCAAAGCAAGCACCAGCTTTATCCAGCGCCATTTGCAAATCGGGTATAACCGCGCGGCGCGATTGATGGAACAAATGGAAAAGGAAGGTGTTGTGGGCGCACCCAACCATGTGGGCAAGCGCGAGATACTTGGGCGCAGTATCAGCGATGATTAG
- a CDS encoding CarD family transcriptional regulator: MATKATVKTATKTVSKSVQSKSKSAIGAKIGAKIQAKAPAAKAPVKAVEAKVVPMKAAPATKLSEFKKGDFVVYPVHGVGLVVGVEEATVPALNKTMKPESVKLYKISFENDRMILKVPVIKAEVSGLRRLSSKDRMKDAMATLQGRVRIRRVMWSRRAQEYETKINSGDPVAIAEVLRDLHRGNEQPEQSYSERQIYQSALDRLARELAAIEKIDQGKAAEKLETVLGKDKPSKADKASEKAAA; encoded by the coding sequence ATGGCTACGAAGGCAACAGTTAAGACGGCGACAAAGACCGTTTCTAAATCAGTACAATCTAAATCAAAGTCCGCTATCGGCGCTAAGATTGGCGCGAAGATCCAGGCAAAGGCACCTGCTGCTAAGGCCCCTGTTAAAGCAGTTGAAGCCAAGGTCGTTCCAATGAAGGCCGCCCCTGCTACCAAGCTCTCTGAATTCAAAAAGGGCGATTTTGTTGTGTACCCTGTTCACGGCGTTGGCCTCGTTGTTGGCGTTGAAGAAGCAACCGTTCCTGCGCTGAACAAAACCATGAAGCCAGAAAGCGTGAAGCTTTACAAAATTTCATTCGAAAATGACCGTATGATTTTAAAGGTCCCCGTGATTAAGGCAGAAGTTTCTGGTCTGCGTCGTCTTTCATCAAAGGATCGTATGAAGGATGCGATGGCAACCTTGCAAGGCCGCGTGCGAATTCGCCGTGTCATGTGGAGCCGCCGCGCCCAGGAATACGAAACGAAAATCAATTCTGGTGACCCTGTTGCGATTGCAGAAGTTCTTCGTGATTTGCACCGTGGTAACGAACAGCCAGAACAATCCTACAGCGAACGCCAGATTTACCAATCGGCATTAGACCGTTTGGCTCGCGAACTCGCTGCGATTGAAAAGATTGACCAAGGCAAGGCCGCTGAAAAGCTGGAAACTGTTCTGGGTAAAGATAAGCCTTCCAAGGCAGATAAAGCTTCTGAAAAAGCCGCTGCTTAG